One genomic region from Strix uralensis isolate ZFMK-TIS-50842 chromosome 5, bStrUra1, whole genome shotgun sequence encodes:
- the LOC141944609 gene encoding solute carrier organic anion transporter family member 1A2-like, which yields MKEAEKPCAGDKFCCISKLKVFLLALSLAFVGKTMSGAYMNSMYTQIEKQFNIPSSLVGIINGSFEIGNLLLIAFVSYFGAKLHRPRIIALGCTILSFGCLLISLPHFLFGRYHIESSISQWENFSVMPLCLANQSLFSLPTEEPSTECEKEPGSLLWIFVMVGNIVRGMGETPIMPLGISYLEDFAKAENSPFYLGCLHTATVIGPFLGFLLASFCAELFVDLGSVDAEDITITATDARWVGAWWLGILICALLNLLVGIPFWFLPKSLVKEGETNEPEEMSKTSVVPLQENYKNEAKQTIYEIAKDFIPFLKALFRNPVYMLFICITVLQFSAFNGMISFMPKYLEQQFGKSASDAIFLIGVYNLPIICIGYFFGGLFMKKLKINIYQAANIAFWVSLLEYLLYFAAYWTVCDTSQVAGLTVSYEGIQQVSYAENTLLAGCNRDCDCPLKIWDPVCGNNGITYVSPCLAGCKASRGTGKSMVFENCTCVAASGFSSPNVSAILGQCDGEENCDKMLHYFLILTLVCSFIFSLAAMPGYMVLIRSLKPEEKSFGVGIHGLASRVFAGIPSPIYFGALIDTTCLKWGAMTCGGEGACRMYDIVTYRWLYLGLPAILRGVSYIPSTIILLILKKKSKSELRVLLNAPVEMQDKEQEALK from the exons atgaaagaAGCTGAGAAGCCATGTGCAGGGGACAAATTCTGCTGCATTTCCAAGCTGAAG GTATTTCTGCTGGCACTATCACTTGCATTTGTTGGTAAAACGATGTCTGGTGCTTACATGAACAGCATGTACACACAGATAGAGAAACAATTTAATATTCCGTCTTCTTTAGTGGGGATCATTAATGGAAGCTTTGAAATTG GCAACTTGCTGCTGATAGCATTTGTGAGTTACTTTGGAGCAAAGCTTCACAGACCCAGAATAATTGCTTTGGGCTGCACAATTCTGTCATTTGGATGTCTTTTGATATCACTTCCTCATTTCCTGTTTGGAAG GTATCATATTGAAAGCAGTATTTCACAATGGGAGAATTTTTCAGTCATGCCTCTGTGCCTTGCTAATCAAAGCTTGTTCTCTTTACCTACAGAGGAACCATCAACAG AATGTGAAAAAGAGCCTGGGTCCTTGCTGTGGATATTTGTGATGGTTGGAAACATAGTACGAGGAATGGGTGAAACTCCCATCATGCCCTTAGGCATTTCATATTTGGAGGATTTTGCCAAAGCAGAGAATTCACCATTCTACCTGG GATGTCTACATACAGCAACTGTAATTGGCCCCTTCCTTGGTTTCTTGTTGGCATCATTCTGTGCAGAACTGTTTGTTGATCTGGGATCAGTAGATGCAG aggacATAACTATAACAGCTACAGATGCCCGCTGGGTTGGAGCATGGTGGCTGGGCATTTTGATTTGTGCATTACTAAACCTTCTCGTGGGAATACCTTTTTGGTTTTTGCCAAAGTCACTTGTGAAGGAAGGAGAAACCAATGAACCTGAGGAGATGAGTAAAACAAGTGTAGTACCATTgcaagaaaattataaaaatgaagCCAAACAGACCATATATGAAATTGCTAAAG ATTTCATCCCCTTCCTCAAGGCTTTGTTTCGCAACCCCGTTTATATGTTATTTATATGCATAACTGTGTTACAGTTCAGTGCCTTCAATGGCATGATATCCTTCATGCCCAAATATCTGGAACAGCAGTTTGGAAAATCTGCATCAGATGCCATCTTTTTAATTG GTGTTTACAACTTACCAATTATATGCATTGGGTACTTTTTTGGAGGCTTATTCATGAAGAAACTCAAGATAAATATCTATCAGGCTGCGAACATAGCATTTTGGGTATCTTTACTGGAATACCTTCTCTACTTTGCTGCCTATTGGACTGTCTGTGATACTTCACAAGTTGCTGGCCTAACAGTTTCCTATGAAGG AATACAGCAAGTTTCATATGCAGAAAATACTCTACTTGCTGGCTGCAACAGGGATTGTGATTGCCCACTTAAAATATGGGACCCTGTTTGTGGGAACAATGGAATCACTTATGTGTCACCTTGTCTTGCTGGGTGTAAAGCCTCAAGAGGAACGGGAAAAAGTATG GTATTTGAAAACTGCACCTGTGTTGCAGCCTCAGGGTTTTCATCTCCAAATGTCTCTGCAATTTTGGGCCAGTGTGATGGCGAAGAAAACTGTGACAAgatgcttcattattttttaatattgacaTTAGTCTGCAGCTTCATTTTTTCCTTAGCAGCCATGCCTGGGTACATGGTCTTAATAAG GTCTCTAAAGCCTGAAGAAAAGTCATTTGGAGTGGGTATCCATGGACTAGCTTCAAGAGTATTTG CTGGAATTCCATCTCCCATTTATTTTGGAGCTTTGATAGATACCACTTGCTTGAAGTGGGGTGCTATGACTTGTGGTGGAGAAGGAGCATGTAGGATGTACGACATTGTCACATACAG GTGGCTCTATCTTGGCCTGCCAGCAATATTACGTGGAGTGTCCTATATCCCAAGTACAATAATTCTccttattttaaagaagaaatctaaATCTGAACTCCGAGTCTTATTAAATGCACCAGTAGAAATGCAGGATAAAGAACAAGAAGCACTGAAATAG